In Tripterygium wilfordii isolate XIE 37 chromosome 23, ASM1340144v1, whole genome shotgun sequence, one genomic interval encodes:
- the LOC119993778 gene encoding peroxidase N: MKWSRCFGFVWLLSTILLLCLTARAQLSADFYSTTCPKLLQIVRREVQNAIKTEMRMAASLLRLHFHDCFVNGCDASVLLDGSGGEKFAFPNINSARGFEVVDAVKTAVESQCSGVVSCADILAIAARDSVLLSGGPSWKVQLGRRDGLVANQTGANLALPAPTETVGVITAKFAAVGLNITDVVSLSGAHTIGLARCATFNDRLFNFSATGAPDSTLETSMLSELQQLCPLTDDGNKTAVLDRNSVDLFDNHYFQNLINNKGLLGSDQVLYSSNEAASTTRSLVQSYSSNQNLFLSDFANSMIKMGNISPLTGSAGEIRKNCRVINS; encoded by the exons ATGAAGTGGTCACGTTGCTTTGGGTTTGTTTGGCTTTTGTCGACTATCCTTCTATTGTGTTTGACTGCGAGAGCACAACTAAGCGCAGACTTCTACTCCACAACGTGCCCGAAACTTCTTCAAATTGTACGAAGAGAAGTTCAAAATGCCATCAAGACCGAGATGCGAATGGCAGCCTCTTTGCTCCGCCTTCATTTTCATGATTGCTTCGTGAAT GGTTGCGATGCGTCAGTTCTGCTGGATGGAAGTGGTGGTGAGAAGTTTGCATTTCCTAATATAAACTCAGCGAGAGGATTTGAAGTGGTCGATGCCGTCAAAACTGCTGTTGAGAGTCAGTGTAGTGGAGTTGTTTCATGTGCGGACATACTAGCCATAGCTGCTCGTGATTCAGTTCTCTTA AGTGGAGGACCTTCATGGAAGGTCCAACTAGGAAGAAGGGATGGATTGGTGGCTAACCAAACAGGAGCAAATCTTGCCCTTCCTGCTCCCACTGAAACAGTCGGTGTCATCACCGCCAAATTTGCCGCGGTTGGCCTTAACATCACGGACGTCGTGTCCTTGTCAG GTGCACATACAATTGGATTGGCAAGGTGTGCGACATTTAACGACAGATTGTTCAATTTTTCCGCAACTGGTGCCCCCGACAGTACATTAGAAACAAGTATGCTGTCCGAGTTGCAACAATTGTGTCCATTGACTGACGATGGAAACAAAACAGCAGTTCTAGACAGAAACTCGGTTGATTTGTTTGACAaccattattttcaaaacttgatCAACAACAAGGGCCTTCTTGGATCAGATCAGGTTCTGTATTCCAGCAACGAGGCCGCATCGACAACTAGAAGTCTTGTTCAAAGTTACAGCAGTAATCAAAATCTTTTCTTGAGTGATTTTGCTAATTCCATGATCAAAATGGGGAATATAAGTCCTCTTACTGGGTCGGCCGGAGAGATTCGGAAGAATTGCAGGGTAATCAATTCATAA
- the LOC119993866 gene encoding E3 ubiquitin-protein ligase SINAT2-like isoform X1, with translation MAPGGIIWKEVIESPILFSDYGMSMTLNAEQRGSPLSKTSNQSIGNLGMSSNNDVHELLECPVCVNLMYPPIFQCSNGHTLCSKCKARVRNSCPTCRQELGNIRCLALEKVAASLELPCQYQNLGCQDIFPYYCKLRHEKICKYRPYCCPYAGAECSVTGDIPFLIMHLKEDHKVELHNGSTFKHRYVKCNPHEVENATWMSTVFNCFGRQFCLHFEAFHIGMAPVYMTFLRFMGDEDEARQFTYSLEVGGNGRKLTWQGIPRSIRDSHKKVRDSQDGLIIQRNLALFFSGNDRQELKLKVAGRIWKEQ, from the exons ATGGCTCCTGGAGGCATAATCTGGAAGGAAGTAATAGAGTCTCCCATTCTATTTTCAGACTATGGTATGAGTATGACGTTGAATGCAGAACAAAGAGGCTCTCCCTTGAGCAAGACTTCCAATCAATCCATTGGAAATCTTGGAATGTCTTCAAATAATGATGTTCATGAGCTACTTGAGTGTCCTGTTTGCGTGAATTTAATGTACCCTCCGATTTTTCAG TGTTCCAATGGTCATACTTTGTGTTCGAAGTGCAAGGCTAGAGTACGCAACTCTTGTCCAACTTGCCGCCAAGAGCTTGGAAACATAAGGTGCTTGGCTCTTGAAAAGGTTGCAGCGTCTTTGGAACTCCCATGCCAATACCAAAATTTGGGTTGCCAGGATATCTTCCCATACTACTGCAAGCTCAGACATGAAAAGATATGTAAATATCGTCCATACTGCTGCCCCTACGCTGGAGCTGAGTGTTCTGTCACCGGTGACATCCCATTCCTCATAATGCATCTCAAGGAGGATCACAAGGTTGAGTTGCACAATGGTTCTACTTTCAAACACCGATATGTCAAATGCAATCCACATGAAGTTGAAAATGCTACATGGATGTCGACA GTATTTAACTGTTTTGGGCGACAATTCTGCTTGCACTTTGAGGCTTTTCACATAGGAATGGCACCGGTTTACATGACCTTTCTGCGATTCATGGGTGATGAAGATGAGGCTAGGCAATTTACTTACAGTCTGGAAGTTGGTGGGAATGGCAGGAAACTTACATGGCAAGGGATTCCCAGAAGCATTCGTGATAGCCATAAGAAAGTTCGAGACAGTCAAGATGGATTGATCATTCAAAGAAACTTGGCACTCTTCTTTTCAGGCAATGATCGACAGGAGCTGAAGTTGAAAGTGGCTGGAAGAATCTGGAAAGAACAGTGA
- the LOC119993866 gene encoding E3 ubiquitin-protein ligase SINAT2-like isoform X2 translates to MNNCSNGHTLCSKCKARVRNSCPTCRQELGNIRCLALEKVAASLELPCQYQNLGCQDIFPYYCKLRHEKICKYRPYCCPYAGAECSVTGDIPFLIMHLKEDHKVELHNGSTFKHRYVKCNPHEVENATWMSTVFNCFGRQFCLHFEAFHIGMAPVYMTFLRFMGDEDEARQFTYSLEVGGNGRKLTWQGIPRSIRDSHKKVRDSQDGLIIQRNLALFFSGNDRQELKLKVAGRIWKEQ, encoded by the exons ATGAACAAC TGTTCCAATGGTCATACTTTGTGTTCGAAGTGCAAGGCTAGAGTACGCAACTCTTGTCCAACTTGCCGCCAAGAGCTTGGAAACATAAGGTGCTTGGCTCTTGAAAAGGTTGCAGCGTCTTTGGAACTCCCATGCCAATACCAAAATTTGGGTTGCCAGGATATCTTCCCATACTACTGCAAGCTCAGACATGAAAAGATATGTAAATATCGTCCATACTGCTGCCCCTACGCTGGAGCTGAGTGTTCTGTCACCGGTGACATCCCATTCCTCATAATGCATCTCAAGGAGGATCACAAGGTTGAGTTGCACAATGGTTCTACTTTCAAACACCGATATGTCAAATGCAATCCACATGAAGTTGAAAATGCTACATGGATGTCGACA GTATTTAACTGTTTTGGGCGACAATTCTGCTTGCACTTTGAGGCTTTTCACATAGGAATGGCACCGGTTTACATGACCTTTCTGCGATTCATGGGTGATGAAGATGAGGCTAGGCAATTTACTTACAGTCTGGAAGTTGGTGGGAATGGCAGGAAACTTACATGGCAAGGGATTCCCAGAAGCATTCGTGATAGCCATAAGAAAGTTCGAGACAGTCAAGATGGATTGATCATTCAAAGAAACTTGGCACTCTTCTTTTCAGGCAATGATCGACAGGAGCTGAAGTTGAAAGTGGCTGGAAGAATCTGGAAAGAACAGTGA
- the LOC119993867 gene encoding uncharacterized protein LOC119993867, whose protein sequence is MKGSSVSAMESNNDVLQSDQKTEKPQKPPFRRAQDDTKPPLHDPILRSDPIETEEAVLRLPPLPSVKSGFQSR, encoded by the exons ATGAAAGGATCATCGGTATCAGCGATGGAATCAAACAATGACGTTCTGCAAAGCGATCAAAAGACAGAGAAGCCTCAAAAGCCCCCATTCAGACGTGCTCAAGATGACACCAAGCCTCCACTCCACGACCCT ATACTGAGATCGGACCCCATTGAGACCGAGGAAGCGGTGCTCCGATTGCCTCCACTCCCTTCTGTCAAATCAGGATTTCAATCTCGCTGA
- the LOC119992900 gene encoding uncharacterized protein LOC119992900, with product MVAKMSKEEIVDDHSSDLLKEPKQGKGEDSDAKTMKDPVSSHGNSLAAEDGMVERAARVSKINASKDSSESGHRGSRLRSDTESNKARSKTLNNTPKKSTKSNTGLSKVTNKHSPGKKPKDGKSPSKSSSDSSEGVDEAKDIGALDEISNGDQSAVKDIDMLDEISNGAQSVLSDDEIVNAEENDQQEDESSLNQKIEEMEARIEKLEEELREVAALEISLYSVVPEHGSSAHKVHTPARRLSRLYIHACKHWTQDKRATVAKNTVSGLIFIAKSCGNDVPRLTFWLSNTIVLREIISQAFGSSHNSSPLTRFPESRGASGKSTEGKSIALKWKGSPASKQGNGSLQFVDDWQETGTLTAALVHVESWIFARIVESIWWQAVTPYMQSPAENLCGNRTTGKLLGPALGDLQQGSFSVNLWKNAFKDAFQRLCPVRADGHDCGCLPVLARKVMEQCVARLDVAMFNAILRESAHEIPTDPVSDPIVDSRVLPIPAGELSFGSGAQLKNSVGSWSRWLTEVFGMDSDDPLKEDGHNNEDDDRGGRDEHKSFYLLDELSDLLMLPKDMLMDRSVRKEVCPCISLSLIKRILCNFTPDEFCPEPVPGAVLESLNAEGVVERRFSGESSRSFPYAAASVVYHPPSSDDVAEKVADAGGSSRLSRNASIVKKKGYTSDEELDEIECPLASIIDKLPPSPTMLANGSGISKDKEHADYACKNSRFELLKEVWLRDVVG from the exons ATGGTAGCCAAAATGAGCAAAGAAGAGATCGTGGATGATCATTCTAGTGATCTATTGAAGGAACCAAAGCAGGGGAAGGGAGAAGATTCAGATGCAAAGACAATGAAAGATCCTGTGTCATCTCATGGGAATTCATTGGCAGCTGAGGATGGGATGGTTGAAAGAGCTGCCAGAGTCTCCAAAATCAATGCCAGCAAAGATTCTTCGGAAAGTGGTCATCGTGGTTCAAGATTGAGATCTGATACTGAATCCAACAAAGCACGATCCAAGACGTTAAATAACACCCCTAAGAAATCGACAAAATCTAATACGGGACTATCTAAAGTTACTAACAAACATTCTCCTGGTAAAAAACCAAAAGATGGGAAAAGTCCTTCCAAGTCTTCATCAGATTCTTCCGAAGGTGTTGATGAGGCGAAAGACATTGGTGCGCTGGATGAGATCTCAAATGGTGATCAGAGTGCAGTCAAGGATATTGATATGTTAGATGAGATCTCAAATGGTGCTCAGAGTGTCTTGAGTGATGATGAAATTGTAAATGCTGAAGAAAATGATCAACAAGAGGATGAGTCATCTTTGAATCAGAAGATAGAAGAAATGGAAGCGAGAATTGAGAAACTTGAAGAAGAGCTTAGAGAAGTTGCTGCTCTTGAAATTTCACTCTATTCTGTTGTGCCTGAGCATGGGAGCTCTGCACATAAGGTGCACACACCAGCTCGTCGCCTCTCCAGGCTCTACATTCATGCTTGCAAGCATTGGACTCAAGACAAGCGAGCCACAGTTGCTAAAAATACAGTGTCTGGACTTATTTTTATTGCCAAATCTTGTGGTAATGATGTTCCAAG GCTAACCTTCTGGCTGTCCAACACCATTGTGCTGAGGGAAATCATTTCTCAGGCGTTTGGAAGCTCACACAATTCAAGCCCACTAACAAGATTTCCTGAGTCTCGTGGAGCTAGTGGCAAGAGTACTGAAGGGAAGTCCATAGCACTAAAATGGAAGGGTAGTCCTGCCAGTAAACAAGGAAATGGATCTCTACAGTTTGTTGATGATTGGCAGGAGACAGGAACCTTGACAGCTGCTCTAGTACATGTTGAATCTTGGATATTTGCTCGGATTGTTGAGTCCATTTGGTGGCAG GCTGTGACTCCATACATGCAATCTCCAGCTGAGAATTTGTGTGGTAATAGAACCACTGGGAAGTTGTTGGGGCCTGCATTGGGTGACTTGCAGCAAGGCAGCTTTTCTGTTAACTTATGGAAAAATGCCTTCAAGGATGCTTTTCAACGGCTTTGTCCTGTTCGAGCTGATGGCCATGATTGTGGTTGCTTGCCTGTTTTGGCAAGAAAG GTAATGGAGCAGTGTGTTGCCAGACTGGATGTGGCAATGTTCAATGCCATTTTGCGTGAGTCAGCCCATGAGATCCCGACTGATCCTGTATCAGATCCTATTGTAGATTCCAGGGTTCTGCCCATTCCTGCAGGAGAATTGAGCTTTGGATCTGGTGCACAACTTAAGAATTCG GTTGGCAGTTGGTCTAGATGGCTTACTGAAGTGTTTGGCATGGACTCTGATGATCCCCTGAAGGAAGACGGGCACAATAATGAGGATGATGACAGGGGAGGCAGAGATGAACATAAATCCTTCTATCTTCTTGATGAATTAAGTGATCTTCTGATGCTTCCTAAGGACATGCTCATGGATCGATCAGTTAGAAAGGAG gTTTGCCCTTGCATTAGTCTTTCGTTGATTAAACGGATACTCTGCAACTTCACTCCAGATGAATTTTGTCCAGAACCTGTTCCAGGAGCTGTACTTGAGTCATTGAATGCTGAG GGTGTTGTGGAACGTAGATTTTCTGGAGAGTCTTCAAGATCCTTTCCTTATGCAGCTGCTTCGGTTGTTTACCATCCTCCATCATCTGATGATGTTGCAGAAAAAGTTGCGGATGCTGGAGGGAGTTCTCGGTTATCAAGGAATGCATCTATTGTGAAGAAAAAGGGATATACCAGTGACGAGGAGCTCGATGAAATAGAGTGTCCTCTTGCATCCATAATTGACAAATTGCCACCATCTCCTACAATGTTGGCCAACGGCAGTGGAATCTCCAAAGACAAGGAACATGCAGATTATGCTTGCAAAAATTCAAGATTTGAACTCCTAAAGGAAGTGTGGCTAAGAGACGTGGTCGGGTGA
- the LOC119992901 gene encoding dirigent protein 7-like yields the protein MARLLPILATQLIFLSLITVLAIAENQDHQFVRRLSKKELGLKREKLSHFRIYWHDILSGSNPSAVQVVPPPLNTSLTGFGLVRMIDNPLTTELDLGTKLVGRAQGFYASASKEDFGFLMVMNFAFSEGKYNGSTITVLGRNPILLPVREMPVIGGSGLFRFARGYAHASTVKFDVKTGDATVKYDCYVLHY from the coding sequence ATGGCTAGGCTTCTTCCAATTCTAGCAACCCAATTGATCTTTCTCTCCTTAATCACTGTTTTAGCCATAGCAGAGAATCAAGACCATCAATTTGTGAGAAGATTGAGCAAGAAAGAATTGGGTCTCAAGAGAGAAAAACTAAGCCACTTCCGCATATATTGGCATGACATCCTTTCAGGTTCAAACCCAAGTGCTGTCCAAGTGGTGCCTCCACCACTAAACACATCGCTTACAGGCTTCGGTTTGGTTCGAATGATCGACAATCCACTCACAACAGAGCTGGATTTGGGCACAAAATTAGTTGGGAGGGCACAAGGATTTTATGCGTCCGCGTCGAAAGAGGATTTTGGTTTCTTGATGGTTATGAATTTCGCTTTCAGTGAAGGAAAGTACAATGGCAGCACCATAACCGTGTTGGGGAGGAACCCGATTTTGTTGCCGGTTCGAGAGATGCCGGTGATCGGTGGCAGTGGGCTTTTCCGATTCGCTAGAGGGTATGCTCATGCTTCTACTGTTAAGTTTGATGTGAAAACAGGAGATGCCACTGTTAAGTatgattgttatgttttgcattattga
- the LOC119993715 gene encoding dirigent protein 22-like, whose protein sequence is MGSIISSKLATQFIASYLVCSFAVVLVTGDEPGFVRTMNRELIGLNYEQFSHIHVYWHDIVSGPRPTSVPIVAPSSNTSVAGFGFVSMIDDPLTEGPQLGSKLVGRAQGFYASASQQEVGLLMVMNFAFMEGKYNGSTISILGRNTVFSKVREMPVIGGSGVFRFARGYVQARTYRFDVNTGDAVVEYNIYVSHY, encoded by the coding sequence ATGGGTTCAATTATTTCTTCCAAATTAGCTACCCAGTTCATCGCCTCCTACCTAGTATGTTCCTTTGCTGTAGTTTTGGTCACTGGAGACGAGCCAGGATTTGTGAGAACCATGAACCGTGAGCTAATTGGGCTCAACTATGAACAATTCAGCCACATCCATGTCTACTGGCACGACATCGTCAGCGGGCCTAGGCCCACTTCCGTTCCAATAGTGGCCCCGTCTTCAAATACATCCGTAGCGGGCTTTGGTTTTGTTAGCATGATCGACGACCCACTAACCGAAGGGCCTCAATTGGGCTCAAAATTGGTCGGGAGGGCCCAAGGGTTTTATGCCTCCGCATCTCAACAAGAAGTTGGTTTGTTGATGGTTATGAATTTTGCTTTCATGGAAGGAAAGTATAATGGTAGCACTATAAGCATACTAGGGAGGAATACGGTGTTTTCCAAGGTTAGAGAGATGCCGGTGATCGGAGGAAGCGGCGTTTTCCGGTTCGCTAGAGGTTATGTTCAGGCTAGAACTTATAGATTTGATGTTAATACAGGGGATGCCGTAGTTGAGTACAATATTTATGTGTCACACTATTGA
- the LOC119993532 gene encoding dirigent protein 22-like, producing the protein MARAPVLLKFLIFLALFSNLVTILVNGEETNEDFVRTLDRKLIGLKKEKLSHFRFYWHDIISGKNPTSVSVVKSPSKTSKTSFGAIAMIDDALTLGPKLSSKLVGRAQGFYALAAQGEVGLLMAMNFAFIEGKYNGSTITILGRNTVFSKVREMPVIGGSGLFRFARGYVQASTYMFNQTTGDAIVKYNVYVMHY; encoded by the coding sequence ATGGCTAGGGCTCCAGTTCTTCTCAAATTCCTCATCTTCCTAGCACTATTTTCAAATTTGGTCACAATCCTAGTCAACGGAGAAGAAACCAATGAAGACTTTGTTCGAACCCTAGATCGCAAGCTCATCGGTCTCAAGAAGGAGAAGCTCAGCCATTTTCGGTTCTATTGGCACGACATTATTAGTGGCAAAAACCCCACTTCAGTATCAGTAGTGAAATCACCATCCAAAACCTCCAAGACCAGTTTCGGAGCCATAGCGATGATCGATGATGCGTTAACATTAGGGCCTAAATTGAGCTCAAAACTGGTGGGAAGGGCACAAGGGTTCTATGCATTAGCAGCGCAAGGAGAAGTTGGGTTGTTGATGGCTATGAATTTTGCTTTCATTGAAGGCAAGTACAATGGTAGTACTATCACAATCTTGGGGAGAAATACAGTTTTCTCTAAGGTCAGAGAGATGCCGGTGATCGGAGGAAGTGGGCTTTTCCGATTTGCTAGAGGTTATGTTCAGGCGAGTACTTACATGTTTAATCAAACGACTGGAGATGCCATTGTTAAGTATAATGTTTATGTAATGCACTATTGA
- the LOC119993676 gene encoding uncharacterized protein LOC119993676, with product MLISLKTMYFREKMQSKQINIHKQLVHIECPCAAVLVEEDENSMEEIQHPSHKNHRLILREMWKIDRANCAACELPVRGEAYDCFTCKFCLHEWCAKELPQEIQQHPLHPSHPLNLLYQSPYEGSVFGCNGCKENCGGFVYHCADCQFDLDVECALDCLDILYNDDHSHSKNKTKKQIINHDSHDHPLTESQIWKSGHDNVLCSGCGLCIDSAEAYSCSLCDFNLHKSCAELPNEINLLHFDANFVLVVKDFVEVLNTGRPISNACKCDVDGFVYFRESTGTMVGVDCAFLKPSLKLDDQLHKHPLTFFEKKIDGLKCNACGDRCLEQIFRCVKCDFNLHFTCAPVLHTIKHECHMDPLTLKKMDNDDETEENYCDACETTRIPKRLVYYCEQCDFAAHIDCVLSEVQFLTPHRTNKTNTLRAANWTLLR from the exons ATGTTAATTAGTTTAAAGACGATGTATTTCAGGGAGAAAATGCAGAGCAAACAAATTAACATACACAAACAATTGGTGCATATTGAGTGCCCTTGTGCGGCTGTGCTAGTAGAAGAAGACGAAAATTCAATGGAAGAGATTCAGCATCCGAGCCATAAAAATCACCGATTGATTCTACGCGAAATGTGGAAAATTGACCGCGCCAACTGCGCTGCGTGTGAGCTCCCCGTCCGCGGCGAAGCCTACGATTGTTTTACGTGCAAGTTTTGCTTACACGAGTGGTGTGCGAAGGAGTTGCCGCAAGAGATCCAACAACACCCTCTTCACCCTTCTCACCCTCTCAATTTGCTATATCAGTCGCCCTATGAAGGATCAGTATTTGGATGCAACGGCTGTAAAGAGAACTGCGGTGGCTTCGTCTACCACTGTGCAGACTGTCAGTTTGATCTGGATGTTGAATGCGCTCTGGATTGTCTCGATATTCTATACAATGATGATCATAGTCACAGTAAGAATAAGACGAAGAAGCAGATCATCAATCACGATAGCCACGATCATCCGCTGACAGAATCTCAAATTTGGAAGAGCGGCCATGATAATGTTCTATGCAGTGGATGCGGATTGTGTATAGACTCTGCTGAAGCCTACAGTTGCAGCCTATGTGATTTTAACCTTCATAAATCATGTGCCGAATTGCCAAACGAGATCAACCTCCTCCATTTTGATGCTAACTTCGTCCTGGTCGTGAAGGATTTCGTTGAAGTTTTGAATACTGGTAGGCCTATAAGCAATGCCTGTAAATGCGATGTGGATGGATTCGTCTATTTTAGAGAGTCAACTGGTACTATGGTGGGTGTTGATTGTGCTTTCTTAAAGCCATCCTTAAAACTCGATGATCAGCTGCATAAGCACCCTCTCACTTTCTTCGAAAAGAAAATTGACGGATTGAAGTGCAATGCTTGTGGAGATCGGTGCTTGGAACAGATCTTTCGTTGCGTCAAGTGTGATTTTAATCTCCATTTCACTTGTGCTCCAGTCTTGCATACCATCAAACACGAATGTCACATGGATCCTCTCACACTCAAGAAAATGGACAACGACGACGAAACAGAGGAAAACTACTGCGATGCTTGTGAGACCACAAGAATCCCAAAACGTCTGGTGTACTATTGTGAACAATGCGATTTTGCTGCTCACATTGATTGCGTCTTAT CTGAGGTACAGTTTTTAACCCCCCACAGAACCAATAAGACAAACACCTTGAGGGCTGCAAACTGGACTTTGCTCCGCTAG